The Nitrospira sp. KM1 genome includes a window with the following:
- a CDS encoding PilT/PilU family type 4a pilus ATPase, whose protein sequence is MDVRTLLKVMVDQEASDMYLTVEAPPTYRVHGSTKPANMPPFTNEQLEALALALMRGQQRGEFEEKMEMNLALYYKELGRFRVNIFRQRGNVGLVFRHIKAEIQTVDELRLPPIIRDIAMTKRGLVLVVGATGSGKSTTLAAMIDHRNDVHPGHIVTVEDPIEFVHNHKKSLITQREVGFDTLSFQNALKNTLRQAPDVILIGEIRDTETMEAAITFAETGHLCIGTLHSNNANQAIERIMNFFPVERHAQIYLQLSLNLRAIVSQRLVPSVDGKRVPALEIMMDTPRIKDLVKKAEIDILKEAMEQGIEEGCQTFDYVLLQLYKEGKISLEQALINADSANNLRLKIKLEGLKGDDAINALLDKGPQASGESAFKIQGGLQGNVAPIRKRP, encoded by the coding sequence ATGGACGTTCGTACGCTCCTCAAAGTGATGGTTGATCAAGAAGCTTCGGACATGTATCTGACGGTTGAAGCCCCTCCGACTTATCGAGTCCACGGTTCAACCAAACCCGCAAACATGCCCCCGTTTACCAACGAACAGCTGGAAGCTCTGGCTCTCGCGCTCATGCGCGGCCAGCAACGTGGGGAATTCGAAGAAAAAATGGAGATGAATCTCGCCCTGTACTACAAGGAGCTGGGGCGATTCCGCGTCAATATCTTCAGGCAACGCGGCAACGTGGGACTGGTCTTTCGCCATATCAAAGCCGAGATTCAGACCGTCGACGAACTGCGGCTCCCGCCGATTATTCGAGACATCGCCATGACCAAACGTGGCTTGGTGCTGGTGGTCGGAGCAACGGGGTCCGGCAAATCGACTACCCTCGCGGCCATGATCGATCATCGCAACGACGTGCATCCCGGCCACATCGTCACAGTCGAAGACCCCATCGAGTTCGTGCACAACCACAAGAAGTCGCTCATCACGCAACGGGAAGTCGGCTTTGACACCCTGTCCTTTCAAAACGCGCTCAAAAATACACTCCGTCAGGCGCCTGATGTCATTCTGATCGGAGAAATCAGAGACACGGAAACGATGGAAGCGGCGATTACCTTCGCCGAAACCGGCCATCTCTGCATCGGCACGTTGCACTCGAATAATGCGAACCAAGCCATTGAGCGTATCATGAACTTCTTCCCCGTCGAGCGGCACGCGCAGATCTACCTGCAACTCTCGTTGAATCTCAGAGCGATTGTGTCACAGCGGCTGGTCCCGTCCGTAGACGGAAAACGCGTCCCTGCACTCGAAATCATGATGGATACGCCGCGTATTAAGGATCTCGTCAAGAAAGCGGAGATCGATATTCTCAAAGAAGCCATGGAACAGGGAATCGAAGAAGGCTGTCAAACGTTCGACTACGTGCTGTTGCAGCTTTACAAAGAAGGGAAGATCTCTCTCGAGCAGGCGTTGATCAATGCGGATAGCGCAAACAACCTTCGACTGAAGATCAAATTGGAGGGATTGAAGGGCGATGACGCGATCAATGCCCTCCTCGACAAGGGTCCGCAGGCCAGCGGGGAAAGCGCGTTTAAGATTCAGGGCGGTCTGCAGGGAAACGTCGCGCCGATCCGCAAGCGTCCTTAA
- a CDS encoding c-type cytochrome, which yields MSERGVTVLIIAAIAIGFLWAFLSMKNGWLVDMPVGPVPTALLPELIPLVSGDEPIGEMFVRAGCVVCHTIPGVEAAIGRVGPPLMLGTTAVQRLNDPAYRGRAKTPHDYIVESVVDPGAYVVAGYPANTMPVWYGEKLSALALERIASYLEKQKSN from the coding sequence ATGTCTGAACGTGGGGTGACCGTTCTCATCATTGCGGCTATCGCCATTGGGTTCCTTTGGGCATTCCTTTCGATGAAAAACGGTTGGCTGGTCGATATGCCTGTTGGACCTGTTCCCACGGCGCTGCTTCCGGAATTGATCCCTTTGGTCAGCGGCGATGAACCGATCGGTGAGATGTTTGTGCGAGCCGGATGTGTCGTTTGCCATACGATTCCCGGCGTCGAGGCAGCCATCGGCCGGGTAGGGCCGCCGCTCATGCTCGGGACAACAGCGGTACAGCGATTGAATGATCCCGCATATCGCGGGCGTGCTAAGACCCCTCATGATTATATTGTGGAATCAGTAGTGGATCCCGGCGCGTATGTGGTGGCGGGCTATCCGGCGAATACAATGCCTGTCTGGTACGGAGAGAAGCTGAGCGCGCTCGCGTTGGAGAGAATTGCGTCTTATCTGGAAAAACAGAAAAGCAATTGA